The stretch of DNA CCGTCACACCCGCAGGTCCTCTTCCTCGGTCAGGAAGTCCACCGCGCCCGAGCCGATCTCGTAAAAGGCCCCGATCACCCGCACCTGCCCGCTCGCCTCGGCCTCGCGGATCACGGGCTGCTCGCGCAGGGTCGCCGCCTGATGGCGGACATTGTTCAGCACGGCCTCGCGCATCCGGGCCTTCTTGTCGCGGATGGGGGGGAGGTCCCGCACGCTGGGCTGAATGCGGGCGATCAATCGGCGCAGGTGCTCGGGCTCGCGGGCGAGGTCGTCTTCGGGCAGCAGCGCGGCGGCGACGGCCCCGCAGCCCTCGTGGCCCATCACCACGATCAGCCGCACGTCGAGGTGCCGGATGGCGTATTCCAGCGTGCCCAGTTCCGAGTCGCCCACCACGTTGCCCGCCACCCGCGCCACGAACAGGTCCCCGAGCCCCTGATCGAAGACGATCTCCACGGGGACCCGGCTGTCGCTGCACGCGAGCACCGCCGCGAAGGGCGTCTGGCCCATGATCTGGGCGCGGCGCTGGTTGGCGTCGGCCTCGGGGCGGGTGGCCTGCCCGGAAAAGAAGCGGGCGTTGCCGTCCTTGAGGGCCTCGATCGCGTCCTCCGGCGTGGTCATGCGGCCCTGGCGCAGCGCCGCGATGTCCTTCATGCTGGCCCCGCGCCGCACCGCGTCCAGAATGCGCCGTTCGAGATCGGAGACGGGAGCCGGGGTCCGGGCGTCGGGAACGGAAGTGCTCACCCGGTCATCCTAGACCCGGAGGCCCAGGATGACCGGATCCGCTGACCGTTCCTATCTGGGGAACGCCCCGGTCACTGGCCCTGCCCGGCGGTGTACCCCGGCTGGCCGTCAAAGGTGTAGAGGTGTTCGGTCTTCACGAAGTCCAGCCCCGAGTCCGCAACGCGGGCCAGCAGCGCCAGCACGTCGGCGTGCGTGGCGGGCCGCTCGCCGCGCCACAGGAAGCGGCAGCGCCAGTGGTCCGAGCAGGTCGTTTCGGGCAGGCCCTGCGGCCAGACCTTGACCCCCCGGTTGGAGATCATGTCGAGCGTCCAGTCGGTGCCCTCCGCTCCCCGCAGCCGCTCTCCGAGTACGTCCGGCCGCCGCCCCGCGTCCCACCATTCCAGAAAGACATCGGTGCCCACCAGCACCTTCTCGGCGCGGGGACGGGGCGTGAGGCTCACTCGGATCTGGGAGGCCGCCTCGCCCTGCACGGCGGGCAGTCGCTCCGGCACCTGGCCCAGGCGCTCGATCACCGCGTCCGCGAAAGCCTGGGTGCCGACCCGCCGGGCCGTGTGCTCGCCCGCGATGTCCCCGGTGTGGATGCCGTCCTCCAGGGTACGCAGCCAGGCGTTCAGAACCCGCGCCGCCACGTCCCCCTGACCGATGTGCGTGAGCATCAGCGCCGCCGCGTTCAAGAGGCCGCTGGGGTTGGCCTTGTCCTGCCCAGCGATGTCAGGAGCGCTGCCGTGAACCGCCTCGAACAGGGCGACCGACTGCCCGATGTTCGCGCTGCCCCCCAGCCCCACCGACCCCGCGACCTCGGAGGCGATGTCCGAGAGGATGTCCCCGTAGAGGTTGAGGGTCACGATCACGTCGAAGCGCTCGGGCTGGGCGCCCAGCCGCGCCGCGCCGATGTCCACGATGAGGTGGTCAGCCGTGATTTCCGGGTACTCCCGCGCCACCTCGTCAAAGACCCGATGAAACAGGCCGTCGGTGAGCTTCATGATGTTGTCCTTGCTCATCGCCGTGACCTTGCGCCGCCCGTGGGCGCGGGCGTACTCGAAGGCGTAGCGCACCACCCGCTCGCAGCCCTCGCGCGTGACGAGCTTGAGGCACTGGTAGACCTCGTCGGTCTGGCGGTGCTCGATGCCCGCGTACAGGTCTTCCTCGTTCTCGCGCACGATCACGAGGTCCATGCCGGGGTGGTGCGTGGCGACGAAGGGGGCGTAGGCCCGCGCCGGGCGCACGTTGGCATACAGCCCCAGGGCTTTACGCAGGGTCACGTTCACGCTCTTGTACCCGCCGCCCTGCGGGGTGGTGATCGGCCCCTTGAGCAGCACCCCGGTGCGGCGCAGTTCCTCCCACGCCTCCGGCGCGACTCCCGACGACACGCCCCGCAGGTAGACCTCCTGCCCCACCTCGACAGGGCGCGGCTCGATGCGGGCGCCCGCCGCTTCCAGCACCCGCAGGGTGGCCGCCATGAGTTCCGGGCCGATCCCGTCGCCGGGCGCGACGGCGATGGGCGTGAGGGTGGGGGGGGTGGGCGCCTGCGGGGCAGGGTGGACATCGGTGCTGTTCATGGCCTCTCCTTGAAACGCCCGGCGACGAGGCCGGGAACGCGACCAATATAACGAAAAAGATGTCGCGTATCTGATGTCGTAATTTGAACCGCGTCCAAGCAGGCGGTACGGTGGGGCGATTGCACCCGCACATTCCTCCTGCCATGACTGACCCCGCCCCCGACCGTCCCTGGACCTTTCTGACCAACCACACCCATGTCCTGTTGTGTCTGGTGCGGGAGCCGGGCGGCACCCTGCGGCAAGTCGCGGAGCGGGTTGGGATCACCGAGCGGGCGGTGCAGCGCATCATCCGCGACCTGGAACAGGCCGGGGTGATCACGCGCACCCGCGAGGGCCGCCGCAACCGCTACACGGTGAACCCTGGCTTTCATCTGCGTCACCCGCTGGAAGCCCGCCGCACTGTAGGCGAACTGCTGACGCTGCTGGAGGGAGAGGAGACGGGGGCCTGAGCGGGAGGCCGGGGTCATGCTCTAGGCTGACCCCATGACGGCGCCGCTCGACCCCACCGAGGCCCTGACCCTGGACGACCTGCTCGAACGCTACGCCACCCTGCGCGACACCCTGCTGGGGCTGGAGGTCGAGCGCGACGAGCTGGCCGCCCGCATCAAGGCGGCGCTGGCCTCGGGGGAGAAGGCCGAGACGGACCTCTACCGCGCCGACCTCAAGGTGTCGCGCCGGGTCGAGTACCCCCTTGACCGCTTCCGCGACGTGTTCGGGGACGCGGCGGCGCTGGAGGTCGCCACCATCGACCGCAAAAAGGCCGAGGCGCTCGCCAAGGCAGGCGACCTCGACCCCGAGCGGCTGCGGGGGCTCGCCGTGGTGAAGGAGACGCAGGCGCTGGTGCTGGTGCCCAAGACGCGCTGAGACTCATGAACGACGCTCCTTCCGTGGAGGTCGAACCCACCGTACGGGCCTACGCGGGGAGCCTGGGCGCTGCCGGGTGGCAGTGGCTGGACTCGCTGCCGGACGCGGTGGAGCGGCAATGCCGGGACTGGGGACTCCAGAGGGGCGAGGCCCTGACGGGGGGCAGCCGTTCTTACGTGTGCCGGGTCACCCGCGCGGACGGTGGACGGGCCGTGCTCAAGCTGGCCTTGCCGGAACCCGCGCTGGAGACGCAGATGTCCACCCTGCTGGCGGCCCAGGGGCAGGGCTACGTGCGGGTGCTGAAGCACGACCCCGGCCGGGGAGCCCTTCTGCTGGAGGCCCTCGGGCCGTCGGTGGAGGTCGGCCAGGATCTGCCCACCGTGCTGACCCTCACCGCGGAGACGCTAAAGCGGGCGTGGCAGGTATCGCCCGAACGCTGCGCCCTGCCGAACGGGACCGAACACAAGGCGGCCAGCCTCCTGACCCTCGTGCACGACCTAGCCAGGGAGAACCGGGAGGTTCAGGCAGCGGTGGAACAGGCCCTGCGGTACGCCCGCGAGCGGTGGGAGGCCCGCGACCCGGCCCGGCAGGTCATCGTCCACGGCGACCCCCATGTCGGGAATCTGCTGCGGATAGAGGCGGTCCGACCCGGCGCGGAGACGGGCTACGTCTTCGTGGACCCCGAGGGCTTCTTATGCGAGCCCGAGTATGACCTCGGGGTGGCGCTACGGGGCTGGAACTCGCATCTGCTGGCCTCAGACGATCCACAAGCAGAGGTGCGCGGTTGGTGCGGGCAGATGGCGGAGGCGACCGGAACCGACCCCGGAAGCATCTGGCAGTGGACTTACCTGGAGCGGGTGTCAACGGGCCTGTACCTGAACCATCACGGGTTGCCGCAGCTCGGCGCCCTCTATCTGGCGGTGGCGGTGCGGCTCCTAGACTGACCCGAGCACAAAAAAAGCATTGCCGGGAAGCAACGGCACCCGAGAATCATCCCTTATGGCTGCTGCCTTCCGGCCCTGACCAGGTTCGGGCGTTCCCGCTGCGCTGCACCAGCAATGCGCCGCAGAGCATAGCACACCTGTGGAGCCTTGCCGGAGCGGGCACAAGGAGCGGGACACAAAAAGCACCGCCGGAACCCTGAAAGATTCCGGCGGCCCGTTGGTGCTGGAGATGGGACTTGAACCCACACGCCTCGCGGCGCTAGCACCTCAAGCTAGTGCGTCTACCAATTCCGCCACCCCAGCAACGGTTGAAGCGAAAAGGATGATAGGGGGCGGCCTCACGCTTGTCAACCGCGCGGCCCCCTGTCTGCCCCTCCCGGTGTGCTAAGCTCGCGTTTGCCGCCGCGAGTGGTGGGGCCGGGCTGGGCTATTCCTGCCCTTTGCCCCGGCTGCTGCGTGCGGGACTTCACAACAAGAGAGGTACACCGTGATCGACAAACAGCAGACCATCCAGACCTACGCCAAGAGCGCGAACGACACTGGCAGCACCGCCGTGCAGGTGGCGCTCCTGACCGAGCGCATCCAGAACCTGTCCCGGCACCTGACCGAGAACAAGAAGGACAAGCACGGCCAGCGCGGCCTGCAACTTCTCAACGGCCAGCGCCGCCGCCTGCTGAAGTACCTGGAGCGCACCAACTACGACGAGTACATCGCCCTGACCGACCAACTCGGCATCCGCCGCGGCCAGCGCATCGTCCGCTAAACGCCCTTTATTCCCCGCTCCTGGCCTGTCCGGGGGCGGTTTTTTATGGGTGCTGGAACCAATCGCCGCCGGGCACGGGAACTGCGCCGGGAAGGGTCAGCCGCTCTGTCCTGGCGTACACGTAGACCCAGACCTCCTCCGCCTCGCCCGACGCGAGTGCCACGGTCACCCGTTGCCGGTGATACAGGGGCGGCGTCTCGTCCACTCCCTCCAGCGCGTCGAGCAGGGGAAAAACCTGTGCCCAGACCTGCGGCGGGTAGGTCAGCACCTCGCCCTGGACGCGCTCGCCCGGCTCTCCCGGCACGATGGCAGGGTAGTTTTCCGGCGAGAGATGCAGCAGCCGGAAGGCGGAAAGGGTCGCTGCCTGCGTCTGGGGCTGGCCGCACCGCGCCGCCAGCCCCGCGTTGCGCCCGCCGGGGCGGAGGGTGCCGTAGACGAAGACGCGGGGAGGGCGCTCGGGACTCACCCGGCCAGCCTACGCCGAGCAGCGGAAGGGCACATGCGGGCCTCACAAGGAAAGACCGCGCACACATCCCCCCCGGCGGGGGGGCCACACTGCGGCATGAACGCCAACCGGACCGCCGCGCCGCGCGGCCTGATCCTCCTGGCCGCCCTGCTGGTCGCGGCCGAACACGGGCAAGCTCAGCCCGCCGCTCCCGCTGCCGCCCCGGCGGCCCCCGCCACTCCGGCCCGCGCCACCCCCGCGCCCCTCACGGCCGCCGAAACCGCGTCGCTGCGGGCGCTCTACGAGAAGCTGCGCCCCGCCACCCTGCGGATCGAGGACTGCCCGCCCAACGACTGCACCGAGCCCGACGGGGTGGGCACCGCCTTTCACATCGGGGACGGCTACGCGCTGACCGCCTACCACGTCGTATCGGAGGGGCGCAACCTCAGCGCCGTCACGCTGGGCAAGGGACGCTACACGCTGGAGGTGGTGGGCTTCGATGAGGCGTCGGACACCGCGCTCCTCAAGGTGAACCTGCCCGCCCAGATTCCGTCCATGCCGCTGGCGACGGCGCGTCCGGCGGTGGGGGCGCCTACGCTCGCCATTGGCAACGGCAACGGCACCTTCCTGACCCTCAAGACCGGGCGCGTCACCGGGCTGGACGTGGCGTCCGATCAGGCCGATTTTCCCTCGGGCGTCATTGAACTCAATACCCGGTTGCAGCCCGGCGACAGTGGCGGCCCGATCATCAACGCGCAGGGCGAGGCGGTCGGCGTCATCAGCTATATCAGCGTGGCACGGCGGGGGGCAATCACCTCCTACGCGGTGCCCGTCACCCGCACCGACGCCCGGCTGGCCGAGTTGCGCCGTGGGGTCAAGCGCGAATACCCGGTGATCGGAGTGGGGCTGGACCCACGGCTGGACTTCCTGATCAACCTGCCTGCCGACCGCTTTGCCGAAGCCGACGAGCTGCTGGGCCTGGGCCTGGGGACCACGCCGGGGGCTTTTTTCACCCGCGTCTCGCCCGGCAGTCCCGCCGCACGGGCCGGGCTCCGCGCCCTCGACTACGACCAGGACGGCAAGCGGATCTCCGGGGACATCGTGACTGCCGTGAACGGGCAACGGATCAACAACTTCTCCGACTTTCAGTTCGCGGTGCGGCGCTACCAGCCCGGCGACACCATCACCCTGCGCGTGTTGCGCGATGGCAAGACGCTCGACCTGCGGCTCACGCTGGTGCCGCGCACTGCCGTGCAGAACTGAACTCAGGTCAGGAGATGGGCGGGTCTGCCTGCGGGTGGCCCGCCCGCATTTCATGAATTGCGGGAAGAGGACTTGACAATTCTGCCATAAACATAACAATGCAGCTATGGATACCCTGCTGAAGAAAGCGGGCGCGATGCTCGCCCACCTCGACCTCTTCACGCACATGCTGCACCTGCGGGGGCTGCTGCAACTCGCCGCCCACATGGAGGAGCGGGGCGACCGCGTGACCCTGATCTCGCCAGAGGCGATCACGCTGGTCGGGGCCGACATGACCACCGACGAGCGCGTGACCACCAGCAAGGGCGCGACGGTGGAGGCGGGCAACGCCTACAGCGTGCTGCGGACCCTCAAGGGCCACGACGCGCCCGAGTACGCCGTCACCCGTGAGGAACTCAAGGCGCTAAACGCCCGCGCGGTGTCGGAGTTGGAAGCCAGCGACGCGATGCGGGCTTTCGGGGACACGCTGGCGCGAATCGGGGCTCCGGCGGTGGCCCCGGCTCCTGCAGAGGCAGCGGCCGAGCGACCGGGGCGGGGGCGGCGCGGAGCGGAGGTCGAGGTGCCGACGGATCAGCCTGCTGCCTGAAGGGTTGGATGTGGGCGTCACG from Deinococcus terrestris encodes:
- a CDS encoding carbonic anhydrase yields the protein MKDIAALRQGRMTTPEDAIEALKDGNARFFSGQATRPEADANQRRAQIMGQTPFAAVLACSDSRVPVEIVFDQGLGDLFVARVAGNVVGDSELGTLEYAIRHLDVRLIVVMGHEGCGAVAAALLPEDDLAREPEHLRRLIARIQPSVRDLPPIRDKKARMREAVLNNVRHQAATLREQPVIREAEASGQVRVIGAFYEIGSGAVDFLTEEEDLRV
- a CDS encoding NADP-dependent isocitrate dehydrogenase, with the translated sequence MNSTDVHPAPQAPTPPTLTPIAVAPGDGIGPELMAATLRVLEAAGARIEPRPVEVGQEVYLRGVSSGVAPEAWEELRRTGVLLKGPITTPQGGGYKSVNVTLRKALGLYANVRPARAYAPFVATHHPGMDLVIVRENEEDLYAGIEHRQTDEVYQCLKLVTREGCERVVRYAFEYARAHGRRKVTAMSKDNIMKLTDGLFHRVFDEVAREYPEITADHLIVDIGAARLGAQPERFDVIVTLNLYGDILSDIASEVAGSVGLGGSANIGQSVALFEAVHGSAPDIAGQDKANPSGLLNAAALMLTHIGQGDVAARVLNAWLRTLEDGIHTGDIAGEHTARRVGTQAFADAVIERLGQVPERLPAVQGEAASQIRVSLTPRPRAEKVLVGTDVFLEWWDAGRRPDVLGERLRGAEGTDWTLDMISNRGVKVWPQGLPETTCSDHWRCRFLWRGERPATHADVLALLARVADSGLDFVKTEHLYTFDGQPGYTAGQGQ
- a CDS encoding helix-turn-helix transcriptional regulator; the protein is MTDPAPDRPWTFLTNHTHVLLCLVREPGGTLRQVAERVGITERAVQRIIRDLEQAGVITRTREGRRNRYTVNPGFHLRHPLEARRTVGELLTLLEGEETGA
- a CDS encoding aminoglycoside phosphotransferase family protein — translated: MNDAPSVEVEPTVRAYAGSLGAAGWQWLDSLPDAVERQCRDWGLQRGEALTGGSRSYVCRVTRADGGRAVLKLALPEPALETQMSTLLAAQGQGYVRVLKHDPGRGALLLEALGPSVEVGQDLPTVLTLTAETLKRAWQVSPERCALPNGTEHKAASLLTLVHDLARENREVQAAVEQALRYARERWEARDPARQVIVHGDPHVGNLLRIEAVRPGAETGYVFVDPEGFLCEPEYDLGVALRGWNSHLLASDDPQAEVRGWCGQMAEATGTDPGSIWQWTYLERVSTGLYLNHHGLPQLGALYLAVAVRLLD
- the rpsO gene encoding 30S ribosomal protein S15 — translated: MIDKQQTIQTYAKSANDTGSTAVQVALLTERIQNLSRHLTENKKDKHGQRGLQLLNGQRRRLLKYLERTNYDEYIALTDQLGIRRGQRIVR
- a CDS encoding gamma-glutamylcyclotransferase family protein produces the protein MSPERPPRVFVYGTLRPGGRNAGLAARCGQPQTQAATLSAFRLLHLSPENYPAIVPGEPGERVQGEVLTYPPQVWAQVFPLLDALEGVDETPPLYHRQRVTVALASGEAEEVWVYVYARTERLTLPGAVPVPGGDWFQHP
- a CDS encoding S1C family serine protease; amino-acid sequence: MNANRTAAPRGLILLAALLVAAEHGQAQPAAPAAAPAAPATPARATPAPLTAAETASLRALYEKLRPATLRIEDCPPNDCTEPDGVGTAFHIGDGYALTAYHVVSEGRNLSAVTLGKGRYTLEVVGFDEASDTALLKVNLPAQIPSMPLATARPAVGAPTLAIGNGNGTFLTLKTGRVTGLDVASDQADFPSGVIELNTRLQPGDSGGPIINAQGEAVGVISYISVARRGAITSYAVPVTRTDARLAELRRGVKREYPVIGVGLDPRLDFLINLPADRFAEADELLGLGLGTTPGAFFTRVSPGSPAARAGLRALDYDQDGKRISGDIVTAVNGQRINNFSDFQFAVRRYQPGDTITLRVLRDGKTLDLRLTLVPRTAVQN
- a CDS encoding multidrug DMT transporter; its protein translation is MDTLLKKAGAMLAHLDLFTHMLHLRGLLQLAAHMEERGDRVTLISPEAITLVGADMTTDERVTTSKGATVEAGNAYSVLRTLKGHDAPEYAVTREELKALNARAVSELEASDAMRAFGDTLARIGAPAVAPAPAEAAAERPGRGRRGAEVEVPTDQPAA